The Dehalococcoidia bacterium genome has a window encoding:
- a CDS encoding MarR family transcriptional regulator produces MLTDRLEAELLAERGLPLAWYDVLFQLSLAPGGERRMQELAGAVLLSKSGLTRLVSRMEQAGLVERRPCPTDLRGTIAALTPAGAATLRRARPVHLRGIREHFARHLSDEEARTLRAAFGKLLAEAGREDRSDAVNPRSGDE; encoded by the coding sequence GTGCTTACCGACCGGCTCGAGGCGGAGCTGCTGGCCGAGCGTGGGCTGCCACTGGCCTGGTACGACGTGCTCTTCCAGCTTTCGTTGGCGCCCGGCGGCGAGCGGCGCATGCAGGAGCTGGCCGGCGCCGTGCTGCTCAGTAAAAGCGGCCTCACCCGCCTGGTGAGCCGCATGGAGCAGGCGGGGCTGGTGGAGCGGCGCCCCTGCCCCACCGACCTGCGCGGCACGATCGCAGCGCTCACGCCCGCCGGCGCCGCCACGCTGCGCCGTGCCCGCCCCGTGCACCTGCGCGGCATCCGCGAGCACTTTGCCCGCCACCTCAGTGACGAAGAGGCGCGGACGTTGCGTGCTGCTTTCGGGAAGCTGCTGGCCGAAGCGGGGCGCGAGGACCGCTCGGACGCGGTGAATCCCCGCTCCGGGGATGAGTAG
- a CDS encoding 4-hydroxyphenylacetate 3-hydroxylase N-terminal domain-containing protein has translation MRTGAEYRESLRDGRKVWVMGEGRIDDLAMHPATRGMVAEYVAWYDRHFDPAWQEILFTPPVAEGQRTPLAYIIPQCADDLRRMGRAFSETLLLSAGNITHDAAYGNLIALGILDATQRMHVSEEQIANATAYRELIARTGRFLTFSAGGATIGYRFREDPTERAALRIVKETDGGVVLRGKVGMHTSPPFAEDIYIGSFCGVQYGEHMATFVVPVNAPGVTVVCRKIAARHTSRFIAPLSHRFDELDGQLWLEDVFVPWERFFLTEKAPEPDKPRRPDPRGSIAEWLFWHQLYCWLSKGEFALGLALACIDAMGLREDQPTQEYLTDMLVDVQTVRSCLTAAELDPDVSVAGYAKPNNLHIATGSIAMQQARQRLTEILRILPGSSLVVAPADSDLADPEMAAGLEESFGGGGYTALQRSALLQLTWDHISSGLDGRESAFELHCNGGIPAWRSQARARFSRYNELANGVLKALELEMPPIDVSGLREVARMPRRQVAVKEPGTDEVTGDR, from the coding sequence GTGCGAACGGGCGCTGAGTACCGTGAGAGCCTGCGCGACGGGCGCAAGGTCTGGGTCATGGGCGAAGGCCGCATCGACGACCTCGCCATGCACCCGGCGACGCGCGGCATGGTGGCGGAGTACGTCGCCTGGTACGACCGCCACTTCGACCCGGCCTGGCAGGAGATCCTCTTCACGCCGCCCGTTGCCGAGGGCCAGCGCACGCCGCTCGCCTACATCATTCCCCAGTGCGCCGACGACCTGCGGCGCATGGGCCGCGCCTTCTCGGAGACGCTGCTGCTCAGCGCCGGCAACATCACGCACGACGCCGCCTACGGCAACCTGATCGCGCTGGGCATTCTCGACGCCACGCAGCGCATGCACGTCTCGGAGGAGCAGATCGCCAACGCCACGGCCTACCGCGAGCTGATCGCCCGCACCGGCCGTTTCCTCACCTTTTCCGCCGGCGGCGCCACGATCGGCTATCGCTTCCGCGAAGACCCGACCGAGCGCGCCGCCCTGCGCATCGTCAAGGAGACGGACGGCGGCGTGGTGCTGCGCGGCAAAGTCGGCATGCACACCAGCCCGCCCTTCGCCGAGGACATCTACATCGGCAGCTTCTGCGGCGTGCAGTACGGCGAGCACATGGCCACGTTCGTCGTGCCGGTCAACGCGCCGGGCGTTACGGTCGTCTGTCGCAAGATCGCGGCGCGGCACACGAGCCGCTTCATCGCGCCGCTCAGCCACCGCTTCGACGAGCTGGACGGCCAGCTCTGGCTGGAGGACGTGTTCGTGCCCTGGGAGCGCTTCTTCCTCACCGAGAAGGCGCCGGAGCCGGACAAGCCGCGGCGGCCGGACCCGCGCGGCTCGATTGCCGAGTGGCTGTTCTGGCACCAGCTCTACTGCTGGCTGTCGAAGGGCGAGTTCGCGCTCGGCCTGGCGCTGGCCTGCATCGATGCGATGGGCCTGCGCGAGGACCAGCCGACGCAGGAGTATCTCACCGACATGCTGGTGGACGTGCAAACGGTGCGCAGCTGCCTCACGGCGGCGGAGCTGGACCCGGACGTGAGCGTGGCCGGCTACGCCAAGCCGAACAACCTGCACATCGCCACGGGCAGCATCGCCATGCAGCAGGCGCGGCAGCGGCTGACGGAGATCCTGCGCATCCTGCCCGGCTCCTCGCTCGTCGTCGCGCCGGCGGACAGCGACCTGGCCGACCCGGAGATGGCGGCCGGGCTGGAGGAGTCGTTCGGCGGCGGCGGCTACACCGCCCTGCAGCGCTCGGCCCTGTTGCAGCTCACCTGGGACCATATCTCCTCCGGCCTCGACGGCCGCGAGTCGGCCTTCGAGCTGCACTGCAACGGCGGCATTCCCGCCTGGCGCTCGCAGGCCCGCGCCCGCTTCAGCCGCTACAACGAGCTGGCGAACGGCGTGCTCAAGGCGCTCGAACTCGAGATGCCGCCGATCGATGTGTCCGGCCTGCGCGAGGTGGCGCGCATGCCGCGGCGCCAGGTGGCGGTGAAGGAACCGGGAACAGACGAGGTGACAGGTGATAGGTGA
- a CDS encoding cobalamin-independent methionine synthase II family protein, which yields MADSIRADQVGSLLRPPELLEARIAHAEGRLGDEQLREREDAAILQALELQRQTGMPIFTDGEYRRAMWLTGLPAAVEGFVAGRIPLIGDWRDLKTGEIDRPQLSASSRATGWAIGGRLRARGRFTGVESAFLKQHAPGPYKITMPSPTWFLRSYQRGLSDAAYPTAEDALGDLVAIVRSEVQALVAEGVPYIQLDSIRYVFDFADETHRREWQEAGVDPDAAVAQNVSADNAVIAGQQRDGVTFALHMCRGNNRSHWFAQGSYDRIAAAVFPHLNFDRLLLEYDSARAGGFEPLRFVPRGKTVVLGLISTKTPELERQDDLIRRIDEATKYVPLESLALGPQCGFASVSEGNLLTWDEQRRKLDLLVETARRVWGQGR from the coding sequence ATGGCCGATTCGATTCGCGCGGACCAGGTAGGCAGCCTGCTGCGGCCGCCCGAGCTGCTCGAAGCCCGCATCGCCCACGCGGAGGGCCGCCTAGGCGACGAGCAGCTGCGCGAGCGCGAGGACGCGGCGATTCTCCAGGCGCTGGAGCTGCAGCGCCAGACGGGCATGCCGATCTTCACCGACGGCGAGTACCGCCGCGCGATGTGGCTCACCGGCCTGCCCGCGGCGGTCGAGGGCTTCGTCGCCGGGCGCATTCCGCTGATCGGCGACTGGCGCGACCTCAAGACGGGTGAGATCGACCGGCCGCAGCTCTCGGCCTCCTCGCGGGCCACGGGCTGGGCGATCGGCGGCAGACTGCGCGCCCGCGGCCGCTTCACCGGCGTCGAGTCGGCCTTCCTCAAGCAGCACGCGCCGGGGCCGTACAAGATCACGATGCCCAGCCCGACCTGGTTCCTGCGCTCCTACCAGCGCGGCCTCTCCGACGCGGCCTATCCCACGGCGGAGGACGCGCTCGGCGATCTCGTCGCCATCGTGCGCAGCGAAGTGCAGGCGCTGGTCGCGGAAGGCGTGCCCTATATCCAGCTCGACTCGATCCGCTACGTCTTCGACTTCGCCGACGAGACGCATCGCCGCGAGTGGCAGGAGGCGGGCGTCGATCCGGACGCGGCCGTGGCGCAGAACGTGAGCGCCGACAACGCCGTGATCGCCGGCCAGCAGCGCGACGGTGTGACCTTCGCCCTGCACATGTGCCGCGGCAATAACCGCAGCCACTGGTTCGCGCAGGGCAGCTACGACCGCATCGCCGCGGCCGTCTTCCCGCACCTGAACTTCGACCGCCTGCTGCTCGAGTACGACAGCGCCCGCGCCGGCGGCTTCGAGCCGCTGCGCTTCGTGCCGCGCGGCAAGACGGTCGTGCTCGGCCTGATCTCGACCAAGACGCCGGAGCTGGAGCGGCAGGACGACCTCATACGCCGCATCGACGAGGCGACGAAATACGTGCCGCTGGAGAGCCTCGCGCTTGGGCCGCAGTGCGGCTTCGCCTCCGTCTCCGAGGGCAACCTGCTGACCTGGGACGAGCAGCGGCGCAAGCTGGATCTGCTGGTAGAAACGGCCCGCCGGGTCTGGGGCCAGGGTAGGTGA
- a CDS encoding aldolase/citrate lyase family protein, whose translation MRANAALEKWRAGEPAYGAWLSIPSSLSAEAIARQRYDYVTVDMQHGAIDYQEAVHMLQAISVGEASPFVRVPWNDFGIIGKVLDAGAMGVIIPMVNSVEEAKLAVSACRYFPDGARSFGPVRAGLYAGPDYFAHANTEVACIPMIETRQAYQRIEEILSVPGITAVYVGPADMSITLGLQPRMDNGGEFEEIRLGVAKACAGHGVFPGIHANAGLAAKHVAAGYKMITISSDMGLIAAGAAADLRTARG comes from the coding sequence ATGCGCGCAAACGCGGCCCTGGAGAAGTGGCGGGCCGGCGAGCCGGCCTACGGCGCCTGGCTCTCGATTCCCAGCTCGCTCTCGGCGGAGGCGATCGCCCGGCAGCGCTACGACTACGTGACCGTCGATATGCAGCACGGCGCGATCGACTATCAAGAGGCCGTGCACATGCTGCAGGCGATCAGCGTCGGCGAGGCCTCGCCCTTCGTGCGCGTGCCCTGGAACGATTTCGGCATCATCGGCAAGGTGCTGGACGCCGGCGCCATGGGCGTGATCATTCCCATGGTCAACAGCGTGGAAGAGGCGAAGCTGGCCGTCTCCGCCTGCCGCTACTTCCCGGACGGCGCCCGCAGCTTCGGCCCGGTGCGCGCCGGCCTGTACGCCGGCCCTGACTATTTCGCCCACGCCAACACGGAAGTCGCCTGCATCCCCATGATCGAGACGCGGCAGGCGTACCAGCGCATCGAGGAGATCCTCTCCGTGCCGGGCATCACCGCCGTCTACGTCGGGCCGGCGGATATGAGCATCACGCTCGGCCTGCAGCCGCGCATGGACAACGGCGGCGAGTTCGAGGAGATCCGCCTCGGCGTGGCGAAAGCCTGCGCGGGCCACGGCGTCTTTCCCGGCATTCACGCCAACGCGGGCCTGGCGGCGAAGCACGTCGCCGCCGGCTACAAGATGATCACGATCAGCAGCGACATGGGGCTGATCGCCGCCGGCGCCGCCGCCGACCTGCGCACGGCGCGAGGTTAG
- a CDS encoding maleylpyruvate isomerase N-terminal domain-containing protein: protein MAEDREALLQHYRQMRAELLAAIDGLSDARLSEATLDGWSVKDHLLHLALWDELRASEVERISAGHDSAWRMAGEQDAVYNALAHELRLGLSPAQARWELARSHERLLAAIAAAGERGLDASRYGEAGLVSRHEAQHTGWIRRWRGEVEGGG from the coding sequence ATGGCCGAGGACAGAGAGGCGCTGCTGCAGCACTACCGGCAGATGCGGGCGGAGCTGCTCGCCGCGATCGACGGCCTCTCTGACGCGCGGCTCAGCGAAGCGACGCTCGACGGCTGGTCGGTGAAGGACCACCTGCTGCATCTCGCCCTCTGGGACGAGCTGCGGGCGAGCGAGGTGGAGCGCATCTCCGCCGGGCACGACTCCGCCTGGCGCATGGCGGGCGAGCAGGATGCGGTCTACAACGCGCTGGCGCACGAACTGCGGCTCGGCCTCTCGCCCGCACAGGCGCGCTGGGAGCTGGCGCGCTCGCACGAGCGGTTGCTGGCGGCGATCGCGGCCGCCGGCGAGCGGGGCCTCGATGCCTCACGCTACGGCGAAGCGGGGTTGGTCAGCCGGCACGAGGCGCAGCACACGGGCTGGATCCGGCGCTGGCGGGGCGAAGTCGAGGGTGGAGGGTGA
- a CDS encoding fumarylacetoacetate hydrolase family protein, whose product MKLNDAQHRKAAEALFAAERDRTPIEPITATYEEADIEDAYRIGMLVTELKLAAGRRIKGHKVGLTSKAMRSLNNATEPDYGTMFDNWFVAEGSIIEMARLNRPLVEVELAFVLKHDLPGPSVNAADVIRATDFILPALEIVDSRFSRRGTRGVIDSVSDAASCGLVVLGGNPRRLDQLDIRRIGASLAKNGDIEETGVASAVMGNPINSVAWLANKLHEFGVTMAAGHVVLSGSFIKAIPFGAGDTLTAVFDQLGEVSCTFR is encoded by the coding sequence ATGAAACTGAACGACGCGCAGCACAGGAAGGCCGCGGAGGCGCTGTTCGCGGCGGAGCGCGACCGGACCCCGATCGAGCCGATCACGGCGACCTACGAAGAGGCGGACATCGAGGACGCCTACCGCATCGGCATGCTCGTCACCGAGCTGAAGCTGGCCGCGGGGCGGCGCATCAAGGGGCATAAGGTCGGCCTCACTTCGAAGGCGATGCGCTCACTCAACAACGCCACCGAGCCCGACTACGGCACGATGTTCGACAACTGGTTCGTGGCGGAGGGCTCGATCATCGAGATGGCCCGCCTCAACCGGCCGCTGGTCGAGGTCGAGCTGGCCTTCGTGCTCAAGCACGACCTGCCCGGCCCTTCGGTGAACGCGGCCGACGTGATCCGCGCCACCGACTTCATCCTGCCGGCGCTGGAGATCGTGGACAGCCGCTTCAGCCGGCGCGGCACCCGCGGCGTGATCGACAGCGTCTCCGACGCCGCCTCCTGCGGCCTGGTCGTCCTGGGCGGCAACCCGCGCCGCCTGGACCAGCTCGACATCCGCCGCATCGGCGCCAGCCTGGCCAAGAACGGCGACATCGAGGAGACGGGCGTCGCCTCGGCCGTGATGGGCAACCCGATCAACTCCGTCGCCTGGCTGGCGAACAAGCTGCACGAGTTCGGCGTGACCATGGCCGCCGGACACGTCGTGCTCTCCGGCTCGTTCATCAAGGCGATCCCCTTCGGCGCCGGCGACACGCTCACCGCCGTCTTCGACCAGCTCGGCGAGGTCAGCTGCACGTTCAGGTGA